A region from the candidate division WOR-3 bacterium genome encodes:
- the glmS gene encoding glutamine--fructose-6-phosphate transaminase (isomerizing) has product MCGIVGYIGPRDITSVLLGGLWRLEYRGYDSSGIAVINNDELLIRKVPGKLSELQELLKRTPISGSIGIGHTRWATHGSPHEENTHPLVDCNEEIALVVNGIIENYLLLKEELEKKGHIFRSYTDSEVIVHLIEENLKTNLFDAVFQTVPKLKGNFAFAVIYTREPDHIVCARHDAPLVLSINENEAALASDVSGVIAIFDKIIDLPNDTIAMVSSKNYKIKTFNGEEIAIQPRKITIRVKDIEKGNYPHFMLKEIFEQPWVLSNIIKERIVDNRINLGKEINFTDKDFLNISRIYIQACGTSWHAGVVGKYLIERFARISTEVDISSEFRYRDMVLDGDTMVMAISQSGETADTIAGLREAKARFLKVLSLVNVAHSSIYKESDGNIAIMAGPEIGVASTKAYTAQLLNLYLFSLYLGRLRGFLNDSDVIYHINEIKKIPQQIEEILAKQEQIRKIALNYYNARDFLFLGRGINYPTALEGALKLKEISYIHATGYAAGEMKHGPIALIDEHMPVVCINPKSSVYEKMLSNIQEVIARKGQVISVVTQGDQSTGPISKYIIEIPECIEFVSPILSVIPLQLLAYFIATFKGLDVDRPRNLAKSVTVE; this is encoded by the coding sequence ATGTGTGGAATTGTAGGATATATTGGTCCCCGAGATATTACCAGCGTGCTTCTGGGTGGCCTCTGGCGTCTTGAATATCGGGGTTATGATTCAAGTGGTATTGCCGTCATAAATAATGACGAATTGCTAATTCGCAAGGTCCCTGGGAAATTGAGTGAATTGCAGGAGTTATTAAAAAGAACACCGATTAGCGGTAGCATTGGAATCGGACATACACGCTGGGCAACGCATGGAAGCCCCCATGAGGAGAATACCCATCCTTTGGTCGATTGCAATGAAGAGATTGCCCTTGTTGTCAATGGAATAATAGAAAACTACCTTTTATTAAAAGAGGAACTTGAAAAGAAAGGTCATATATTCCGTTCCTATACAGACTCTGAGGTGATAGTCCATCTCATTGAAGAAAATTTAAAAACAAATTTATTTGACGCTGTCTTTCAGACAGTGCCAAAATTAAAAGGGAATTTTGCCTTTGCGGTAATTTACACAAGGGAGCCAGATCATATCGTGTGTGCAAGGCATGATGCACCGCTTGTTTTGAGTATCAATGAAAACGAAGCAGCACTGGCAAGTGATGTTTCAGGTGTCATAGCAATATTTGATAAAATAATCGATCTTCCCAATGATACAATAGCAATGGTATCGTCAAAGAATTATAAGATAAAAACTTTCAATGGGGAAGAGATCGCAATTCAACCCAGGAAGATTACAATCAGGGTTAAAGATATTGAAAAAGGCAATTATCCGCATTTTATGCTCAAAGAAATATTTGAACAGCCTTGGGTTCTTTCAAATATTATCAAAGAGCGTATCGTAGATAACCGTATTAATCTCGGAAAAGAAATTAATTTTACTGATAAGGATTTTTTAAATATCTCCCGAATTTATATCCAGGCTTGCGGAACATCCTGGCATGCCGGCGTAGTGGGGAAATACCTGATTGAGAGATTCGCCCGCATCAGCACCGAGGTTGATATTTCCAGTGAATTCCGCTATCGCGATATGGTCCTTGATGGTGATACAATGGTAATGGCAATAAGTCAGTCCGGTGAGACTGCCGATACAATCGCTGGTTTGAGAGAGGCAAAGGCAAGATTTTTAAAGGTGCTTTCACTTGTCAATGTTGCCCATTCAAGTATTTATAAAGAGTCGGATGGAAATATAGCGATTATGGCGGGACCCGAGATTGGTGTTGCTTCAACAAAGGCATATACTGCCCAATTGTTGAATTTATATCTATTCAGTCTTTATCTGGGAAGACTTAGAGGATTTTTGAACGATAGCGATGTTATTTATCACATAAACGAGATAAAAAAAATACCACAGCAGATTGAAGAGATATTGGCAAAACAGGAGCAGATAAGAAAGATTGCATTGAATTATTATAATGCTCGTGACTTTTTATTTTTAGGCCGGGGGATTAATTATCCAACGGCACTTGAAGGTGCACTTAAATTAAAAGAAATTTCCTATATTCACGCTACCGGATATGCAGCGGGTGAGATGAAACATGGACCGATTGCCTTGATTGATGAACATATGCCGGTTGTTTGTATAAATCCTAAATCAAGTGTTTATGAAAAAATGTTAAGCAATATCCAAGAAGTTATTGCCCGTAAAGGGCAGGTTATAAGTGTTGTGACC